CTACTAGGTTTTAACAGACTTTCTGGAGATAACAGCCAGTCTTTAGATACAGCTTCCTGtccagccagacatggtggctcacgcctcatgcctgtaatccaggcaCTCAGGAAATCGAGGCAAAAAGACCACAAATtcctggctcagcagttaagaacatttgctgctccttcaaaggacccaggtatgcttcccagcaaccacataacaACTCATAGCCCTCCAGATGTGCACATggtgcagacagacatgcagaaaaaacacccacataaataagtaatttttggggtgtgggggtggcaaGGGAGtgttcggagacagggtttctctgtgtagccttggctgtcctggacttgctttgtagaccaggctggcctccaactcccagagatctgctgcctctgcctcctgagtgctgggattaaaggtgtgtgccaccacgcccagcaaacaaaatgaatttttttttttttttttttttttttttttttggtttttcgagacagggtttctccgtgtagccttggccatcctggactcactttgtagaccaggctggcttcgaactcacagcaatccgcctgcctctgcctcccgagtgctgggattaaaggcatgcgccaccacgcccggcaaacaaaatgatttttaaagtggctggagagatggctcaatagccttagagcactagctgctttttcagaggacccagactagatggttcacaaccatctgtaaccccagctcctgaGGGCCCAATGCCCTCTCTGGTCTTCAAGGACACAGTGCATAGAcaccataagtaaataaatgagggAGAGTGTGttttcctggccagcctgggttaaagagtaagaacctatctcaaaacaaaacaagaagctgggcgtggtggcgcatgcctttaatcccagcactcgggagacagaggcagtcggatcactgtgagttcaaagccagcctggtctacaaagcgagtccaggatagtcaaggctacacagagaaaccctgtctcggaaaaagcaaacaaacaaacaaaaaactaaaacaaacaaacaaaacaagaaacaaacacatcaaaACCCCAGATGGTGTAGTCTGGGTGCTGAGGACATAATGCTTAAGCACTTATAGGTCCCAGCTCCTCATAAGGACAAGTGCTTCAAGGGACACGATGAGCCTTGGGCACAGAAGGCATACAGCAGGGCCTGACTCATCAAGAAAGCATGAAACAACCATGGCTACTGTGATTAGTATCTGATTATTGTCCTGTGCTTACAGAACAGTGTTCAACAATCATACTCTTGTGTGGCTGGATGTGCAGGGGGAAATAGCCTACCAGGCAGAAGTTGCCCGAAATGACGTTTCAACGTACAGCTACTGCCCTGGCATCTGTTCCCTACATGGCGGGAGGTGGAGGCTCGGAGCTTGTTTCTAGCCCACCTGTGGTTTCCTGTTGTACAGGTTGTTCTCAGAGCGTGTTTGCTAAGGAAGGGGGCGGTCCAGAGGTTAGTGACAGGGAGTCTGGTGACTTAGTGCCTTCCCCCTGCGGTTACAGGGAAGTAAACTCAAGGTCATGTGGCAGCCCCATGACAGCCTAAAAGagtaaaactaaaagaaaaggacCTGGCTTCTACACTTGGCACCAGCTTGGAATTAGGGGCAGTTAGTTCAAGCACCTGGAAGGTCTGAAAACTGTCACACAAGATTGCCAGGCTGAGGAAGAGAGGACATTTTCAGGGCTCAGTTCTGCAGGGTTTGGGTCAATGCACAGGTAGAGCAACTACACTGTTTCTTCAGACTTTAAATGTGAGAGCAGGTGTCCCTAGACCAGCGAGTCAACGGTGCTGcttctgtgggtcacaacctcagTCTGGGAGTCAGGATGCTCTCTCTCAGATCAATGGTTCCTGACTCTGaacctctctgctctctgactcATGGAAACTCATAGAAGCCCACAAAGTCATTTGTTCAAACAAATGGTAGAGCTGGGATTTAAAGCAGCCCAGTCCACAGTGGCCTTTTCAGAACCCTCAGAACGCCAGGTTCATCATCTCTGACTCGTGCCCCCTTGGTGAGCAAACTGAGGCCCAGACTAGGTAAGGAGCTAGTCAGGTACCCACCGTCAAGTTCAGCCACATGTGCTTACCGGTAAGCTCAGCAGCTACTCTCTGTGAGCCATGCACTAAGCAGCCACACACCTTTGCCCCACAGAAATGCTTTGGTCTACTAACAAGAAGCAACCTGCCCAGTCACACAGATGGCAGTTTGCGCCACCATGTCCTGGCTGTGTAACCAGACAGAGGACCTATTCTCTCTTGCCTCATGTGTCCTCGTCTGAGAACTGGGAAGAACAGCAGGCTGTAGAACTGGGCTTGGTGATATacgactttaatcctagcactcagaaggaatttctctgtgagttcaaggccaccctggtctacctCGAGAGATCCatgacagccagagttacacatcgaggccctgtctccaaaaaaccaaaacgacaAAAACACCTCCACAAaagtttaaggtcattttctgcTATAgagtgactttaaggccagcctgaattacctgagactctgtctcaaaacaaagaatggAGCAGGAGACGCACCTGAGAACACTGCTGCTGTCGTAGTGATTATGCCACATTTCCCCTTTTCAATCTCCGATGCAGCTGACTCTAAGAACACTTTGGGTTTCTAAAATGATGGttgaggaagctggagagatgatggctcaacggttaagagcactgacttctcttccaaaggtcctgagttcaactctcagcaaccactcagtggctcacaactatctgtaatgggattctgatgtcctcttgtgtcatgcaagtgtgcatgcaaatagagcactcatattcataaataagtaagtctctaaaaaaataaaataaaacgatgGCTGAGACATGTCAACATGACTCTGACGTGGCTCCTGCTGCGGAACAATGCAGATCACGTCTGACTTCCCTTACAGGAAGGCTTCTCCAGCCACAGACAAACAGCTGATCCTTGGGGCTGGAAGTCAAATGCTCAGATTTTGTCCAAGAACAGCCAGTACAGTAACAAAGGCTTGGATTCTTAGAAGTACACACATCTCTGATTATGAGTGACTTGCCCCATGTGGCTTCTAGGACCTTTCATACTAAGCATTCCTTTGCCTGCAGTCCAGCTGCAGATCTGCCCCTGTTCTCAAGTCAGGTAAGGAGTAGcaaaatggttttcttttcttttctttttttgtttggtttttcaagacagggtttctctgtgtagccttggcagtactggactcactttgtagaccaggctggtcctccaactcagcgatccgcctgcctctgcctcccgagtgctggcattaaaggcgtgcgccaccacacccggcctatgcttttcttttgtaatcattgttttcttctccctcccctagaaGACACCCCATTGATAAAACTCAAGCCCAAACTGTGAGACTGCAAGATCTGGGGCTACAAACCCAAATTGTGCTACCACAATTCACCCCCTCCCTGATGAGATTAAAGATCACGTGTtacttttgaaacagggcctcacaGCCTGCAAACTTGTAAAGCTCTTTCCTGGGTTGTGGTAGGCGTGAACCATCACACCCTTCTTAATAGCAGAACTTTAAACCTCAACAATCTTGTCTCCTTcagagcatggtgacacatgctcaTGGATCTCACActtcaggaggttgaggcaggattaTGAATAAGTCCTCTCAAAGGACTTACTCAGTGCCAGTCGGGCCAAAGATGGCGACCtagtctggggggggggaggggagagcaggggagcaACTCAACAGCTAAGTCCTTGCCCTGTAGGTCCAAAGTCTAAGTCACCTGGTAGTGACTAAAACCAAATCTCTACTCTTGATCTGGTTTTTCTTCCTTCAATACCCAACTTCCTTTTGAAAGAGCCGAGAGAGGTTGAACGGATACTGTATCCTTTCCTTAGCACTATTCCAAGAGagccaggaagaggcaggcgaCACTCACCTCTTGTAAGTGTAGCCCAAGATGATGCCCACACCAATGGCGATGATGATCACCATCATAGAAATGCCCAGCACATAGCCTGCAAAGGACAGGACACAAAGTCCTATTAGCCACACCCCCCAAACAATCAGCGAATGACATCATCTGACAAATACCAACAAAGGCAGTGGCCAGGGGCAGCCATACCCAGAGTTCCCAGGTCCTTTTTTTCTTTGGAGTTCGTCCTCACACGCTGACTGATCCCGATCACTGGCTGCACTGCTGCTGCCTCACTCCTGGCTGGCAGGGCGTTAGCAGGAGGGAACACCTGTGCCTCATCGTCACCCGGTGCCTCAGACTTCTCTTGCAGCTCCCTTGTAGAGGCTAGTGGTGCCGGGGAAGTGGTCTCTAGAGGTGAGGTGAGGAATAGTTCTCATCAGAGACTGCCCTGAGGACATTTTACAGCTAAACCTGACCTGAGTGTTGGGGGCATTAGGGGAAGGGTCCACCCTAAAATGTTTCCCTAGacgtgctcaggaggcagaggccggagggTCTCTCTGAGTcccaggctgcacagtgagactgtctcaaaaacagaaaggaaaaaaccaaCTCTCCTGCCCCTCGGACAAGATCAGACCTGAAAGGGGCTGCACGGTGGCTGGGATGTGATACAAGGCAAATGTGAGAAAAGGGTCACAAGAAAACAacaccctctctccagcctcccacctGGCTCTTCAAGTCCTTGCTACCTTCCAACACCCCGCTGGGCTTGCTAGGAGGGTTTCTCCAGAGAACACCCATTTTTGCATCAGGAGACAATCCACACTGAGTGCAAGATTTGTGCCAATCCCAGTGTTAAGTGCTTGACCTTGATCGCCTCATTTAATCCTAGAGAACTGTCCTACTTTTCCGAAGTCTGAAAGCTTTGGATTCGAATTTGCACACCCTCGTTTGCCTTTGGCAGATCGCCCAACTTCTGGGTGACTCAGATCCCTCACACTGCTTCTTCCCCGGGATTTTGAGCACGGTGCCTGGCTCACAACACACAGTAAAGGCTGGTGGGGCGCTTTGCGGGAGGGGCGAGCTGCCTCCCACTGTTGTTTACAAGTGCTAGCGGAGGATGAGCTCACTCCGAATGCCTCAGCAGCCAATGGGCGTTGGGCTGCGCGGCCTGGAGATAGTTCTGACCAATCGGACGGCGCGGGGGTGGGACGGGGCGGGGTGGGCGTCGAGCTGCCGCACGTGCGCAGCGCCGGATGTAGCCGCTGCTGCTTAGTGCCTAGGGTCCGGCGTCCCTTACCGCGGGGTCCCGGGAGGGTACCTGGGCAATGCGCGTCCTCGCAAGGCCGCTTTTCAGGGATGCCGGTCTCGCTGCTGATGTAACACCAGGGCCCGCGCGGGTCCTGGTCCGGGTTCCGGCAGTAGTTGTGGTTGCCGGGGCCTgaggtggggggagaagaggCGTTCAAGGGCCGCGGCCGCCGCCCGCCAACCCCGCCCGCCTCCCCGAGCGGACACTCACTGGGCTCGGCGAGCAACACGAGGCTGCTTTGTGCGGCTAACCAGTTGAGGCAGCGGAGACCCGGCGCGGGCGAGGGCTGGTCCTCCCGGTACAAGTGGCCGTTGTCCCAGAAGCAGCCTGTGAGGAAGAGGAACCCGCCCAGGACCCTGAGTGCGGCTCTCTTGGCCCCAAGGGGGTAAAGCCCCGTGTACCTCAAGAGTGAAAGTGGAGATTGCGTGTCATGCCCCTAGCTGCCTCTGGTCCACAGACAACAACACCCAGagacttagcttttttttttttttt
This DNA window, taken from Acomys russatus chromosome 22, mAcoRus1.1, whole genome shotgun sequence, encodes the following:
- the Pik3ip1 gene encoding phosphoinositide-3-kinase-interacting protein 1 → MLLPWVHTFLLSNMLLAEAYASGGCFWDNGHLYREDQPSPAPGLRCLNWLAAQSSLVLLAEPSPGNHNYCRNPDQDPRGPWCYISSETGIPEKRPCEDAHCPETTSPAPLASTRELQEKSEAPGDDEAQVFPPANALPARSEAAAVQPVIGISQRVRTNSKEKKDLGTLGYVLGISMMVIIIAIGVGIILGYTYKRGKDLKEQHEQKVCEREMQRITLPLSAFTNPTCEIVDEKTIIVHSNQTPADLQEGSTLLIGQAGTPGA